The following proteins are co-located in the Aeromicrobium phoceense genome:
- the ybaK gene encoding Cys-tRNA(Pro) deacylase has protein sequence MVNKKVGDATPALAALHRAGVTVTAHAYEHDPRARSYGLEAADALGLEPARVFKTLMIDVDGTLAVAVVPVSGSLDLKRAAAALNGKRAQLADAAAAQRATGYVLGGISPFGQRRLHRTVVDASAMTHPTVFVSGGRRGLDLEISPDDLVAQTRAVTARIAR, from the coding sequence GTGGTCAACAAGAAAGTCGGCGACGCGACCCCGGCGCTCGCGGCACTGCACCGCGCAGGCGTGACGGTCACCGCCCACGCCTACGAGCACGACCCGCGAGCCCGCTCCTACGGGCTCGAGGCCGCCGACGCCCTCGGGCTGGAGCCGGCGCGGGTCTTCAAGACGCTGATGATCGACGTCGACGGCACGCTGGCCGTGGCGGTCGTCCCCGTCTCGGGCAGTCTCGACCTCAAGCGCGCCGCGGCGGCGCTGAACGGCAAGCGCGCGCAGCTGGCCGATGCGGCCGCCGCCCAGCGCGCCACGGGGTACGTCCTCGGTGGGATCAGCCCGTTCGGGCAGCGCCGCCTGCACCGCACGGTGGTCGACGCCAGCGCGATGACCCACCCGACGGTGTTCGTCTCGGGCGGCCGGAGAGGGCTCGACCTGGAGATCTCGCCCGACGACCTGGTGGCTCAGACCCGGGCCGTCACGGCTCGGATCGCTCGCTGA